A genomic window from Glycine soja cultivar W05 chromosome 10, ASM419377v2, whole genome shotgun sequence includes:
- the LOC114372442 gene encoding serine/threonine-protein kinase-like protein CCR1, whose protein sequence is MQILTALSFSSFFLLLLFLFLFGNAHGFGSMGPISASFGRDEVFCSIDASGKQDVICWGNNATSPSLSAVANAIPAMSALSGGEGFLCGILANTSQAFCWSAVTKPSADLILVPPAYRNTAYSHIAAGQNHVCAVKGSYFADRDSGTVDCWEITKTANKTLTAKQSDKFNDQLMSNLEVKRVVSGEGFTCGEVNDGGLICWGPTSENLGNINISNVTDSFAVLVAGRSAVCGVFNVSGELKCWGDPVSYSDPPLDSVRLVSLSAGANHFCGVRMDNHEVECWGDLNSSVVPKGNGFMAIASSDFTTCGIREDDLLLDCWLVNASKPDFDPPLELSSPGLCRASECGVDEFAFNVSVLNELALTSLCVREDLRICSPCGSNCSKGYFLSSECTRNADRVCTACSLCQNSSCFNVCGLHSSSGLHLHWHWHDLRKWVVIVGCPVLGFLVILLCGCLLMVRKRSKKQSKSCMGKPDQEDDHVNVALNSTPSVNSCPGVPQVFRLSELKDATNGFKEFNELGRGSYGFVYKAALADGRVVAVKRANAATIIHTNNRDFETELEILCKIRHCNVVNLLGYCAEMGERLLVYEYMPHGTLYDHLHGGLSPLTWSLRLKIAMQAAKGLEYLHKEPVPPIVHNDLKSSNILLDSEWGARISDFGLLASSDKDLNGDLESDVYNFGIVLLEVLSGRKAYDRDYTPSNMVEWAVPLIKQGKGAAIIDRYVALPRNVEPLLKLADIAELAVRERPSERPPMSDIASWLEQIVKDGLIL, encoded by the coding sequence ATGCAAATTCTCACCGccctctctttctcttccttctttcttcttctcttattcCTTTTCCTATTCGGTAACGCACACGGGTTCGGCTCAATGGGACCAATCTCCGCGTCGTTCGGAAGAGACGAGGTTTTTTGCTCCATCGATGCTAGTGGAAAACAGGACGTTATTTGTTGGGGGAACAACGCCACGTCACCGTCGCTCTCCGCCGTCGCAAACGCCATCCCTGCTATGTCAGCACTCTCCGGCGGGGAGGGCTTTCTCTGCGGCATTTTAGCGAACACATCGCAAGCGTTTTGCTGGAGCGCTGTAACGAAACCGAGCGCAGATCTAATCCTCGTGCCTCCGGCGTACCGGAACACCGCTTATTCCCACATCGCCGCCGGCCAGAATCACGTATGCGCCGTCAAGGGATCCTACTTCGCCGATCGCGATTCCGGCACCGTTGACTGCTGGGAAATCACGAAAACCGCGAACAAAACTTTGACGGCGAAACAGAGCGATAAGTTCAACGACCAATTAATGTCGAATCTGGAGGTGAAGAGGGTTGTTTCCGGTGAAGGGTTCACCTGCGGCGAGGTAAACGACGGTGGACTAATCTGCTGGGGACCCACTTCGGAAAATTTGGGAAACATTAACATTTCCAATGTTACCGACAGTTTTGCGGTTCTGGTGGCTGGCCGGAGCGCCGTTTGCGGCGTTTTCAACGTTTCCGGCGAGTTAAAATGCTGGGGCGACCCGGTTTCGTATTCGGATCCTCCGTTGGATTCGGTTCGGTTAGTCTCTCTATCAGCAGGGGCTAACCATTTCTGTGGCGTGAGAATGGATAATCACGAAGTTGAATGCTGGGGTGATTTGAATTCCTCGGTTGTTCCAAAAGGTAATGGCTTTATGGCTATTGCTTCTTCGGATTTCACCACGTGCGGGATCAGGGAAGATGATCTTCTTCTGGATTGTTGGTTGGTCAACGCTTCAAAACCCGATTTTGATCCTCCTTTGGAGCTTTCAAGCCCTGGACTCTGCAGGGCTAGTGAGTGTGGGGTTGATGAGTTTGCTTTCAATGTTAGTGTTCTTAACGAGCTAGCTTTGACAAGCTTGTGTGTTAGAGAAGATTTGAGGATTTGTTCTCCTTGTGGGTCAAATTGTTCCAAAGGATACTTCTTGTCTAGTGAATGTACTAGGAATGCTGATAGAGTTTGCACTGCTTGTTCTCTTTGTCAGAACAGCTCTTGTTTTAATGTTTGTGGACTTCACTCTTCATCGGGGCTTCATTTGCATTGGCATTGGCATGATTTACGTAAATGGGTGGTGATAGTTGGGTGTCCAGTTTTGGGGTTTTTGGTTATTTTGCTTTGTGGGTGTCTTCTTATGGTTAGAAAGAGGTCTAAGAAGCAATCCAAGTCTTGCATGGGAAAACCGGATCAGGAGGATGATCATGTGAATGTTGCTCTTAACTCTACACCTTCGGTTAATTCTTGCCCCGGTGTGCCTCAGGTTTTCAGGCTTTCTGAGCTGAAGGATGCTACTAATGGGTTCAAGGAGTTTAATGAACTTGGGAGGGGGAGTTATGGGTTTGTGTATAAGGCTGCATTAGCTGATGGGAGAGTGGTTGCTGTTAAAAGAGCAAATGCTGCTACCATTATCCACACTAATAACCGTGATTTTGAAACGGAGCTGGAGATTCTATGCAAAATTCGCCACTGTAATGTTGTCAACTTGTTGGGGTATTGCGCGGAGATGGGGGAGAGGTTGCTTGTCTACGAGTATATGCCTCACGGGACGCTCTATGATCACCTCCACGGTGGTCTTTCTCCGCTGACTTGGAGCCTCAGGTTGAAGATTGCGATGCAGGCCGCAAAAGGACTTGAGTATCTTCACAAGGAACCTGTGCCTCCAATTGTGCACAACGATCTTAAAAGTTCCAACATTCTTTTGGATTCGGAGTGGGGGGCAAGGATTTCGGACTTTGGACTTCTTGCTTCGAGTGACAAGGATCTCAATGGGGACCTAGAAAGTGATGTTTACAATTTTGGGATTGTGTTGCTTGAGGTTCTGAGTGGAAGAAAGGCTTATGATAGGGATTACACCCCTTCCAACATGGTTGAGTGGGCAGTGCCTTTGATCAAACAAGGGAAAGGTGCTGCTATAATTGATAGGTACGTGGCTCTTCCAAGAAATGTTGAACCTTTGCTAAAGCTTGCTGATATAGCAGAGCTTGCTGTGAGAGAGCGTCCAAGTGAGCGTCCACCTATGTCAGATATAGCATCTTGGTTGGAGCAAATTGTGAAGGACGGATTGATCTTATAG